One region of Streptomyces rishiriensis genomic DNA includes:
- a CDS encoding LacI family DNA-binding transcriptional regulator, whose translation MRVSLKDVAAHAGVSIKTVSNVVNNYQHVTPAMRERVQRSIDVLGYRPNLAARHLRKGRTGIIALALPELGNPYFAELAAAVIDAAAAHEYIVLLDHTGGHREQEILVSQGFRARVIDGLILSPIELETEDLLDRAENVPLVLLGERDYELPYDHIAIDNVAAARAAVRHLNGLGRREVAFIGARRGRSEPAQLRVRGWREELTAAGLPADDGLVAATDGWGHADGAAAMNRILESGRRPDAVFAYNDPMAIGAMRVLHERGLRVPEDIAVVGFDDVVEGRFGAVTLTSVSPDKEAIGRLAVESVLARLGGNETPEPRRVWADHRLVARESTLGRAAAGGDGRG comes from the coding sequence GTGCGGGTCAGCCTCAAGGACGTCGCCGCGCACGCGGGGGTCTCCATCAAGACCGTCTCCAACGTGGTGAACAACTACCAGCACGTCACGCCCGCCATGCGGGAGCGCGTCCAACGGTCCATCGACGTGCTCGGCTACCGGCCCAATCTGGCCGCCCGGCATCTGCGCAAGGGGCGTACCGGCATCATCGCGCTCGCCCTGCCCGAACTCGGCAACCCCTACTTCGCCGAGCTGGCGGCCGCCGTCATCGACGCCGCCGCCGCGCACGAGTACATCGTGCTCCTCGACCACACCGGGGGGCACCGCGAGCAGGAGATCCTGGTCAGCCAGGGTTTCCGGGCGCGGGTCATCGACGGCCTCATCCTCAGCCCGATCGAGCTCGAGACCGAGGACCTGCTCGACCGGGCGGAGAACGTGCCGCTGGTGCTGCTCGGCGAACGCGACTACGAGCTGCCGTACGACCACATCGCCATCGACAACGTCGCCGCCGCCCGCGCCGCCGTCCGGCATCTGAACGGGCTCGGCCGGCGGGAGGTGGCCTTCATCGGCGCCCGGCGCGGTCGCAGCGAGCCCGCGCAACTGCGCGTGCGTGGCTGGCGCGAGGAGCTCACCGCGGCCGGGCTCCCGGCCGACGACGGGCTCGTCGCCGCCACCGACGGCTGGGGCCACGCGGACGGGGCAGCCGCCATGAACCGCATCCTGGAATCCGGACGGCGGCCCGACGCGGTGTTCGCCTACAACGATCCGATGGCCATCGGCGCGATGCGCGTCCTGCACGAGCGGGGACTGCGCGTTCCCGAGGACATCGCGGTCGTCGGCTTCGACGACGTGGTGGAGGGGCGCTTCGGCGCGGTGACTCTGACCTCCGTGTCACCGGACAAGGAGGCCATCGGCCGTCTCGCGGTCGAGTCGGTGCTGGCACGGCTCGGTGGCAACGAGACGCCCGAGCCGCGCCGTGTCTGGGCGGACCATCGCCTCGTGGCGCGGGAGAGCACCTTGGGGCGGGCGGCTGCGGGCGGCGACGGCCGCGGATGA
- a CDS encoding ABC transporter substrate-binding protein, with the protein MQRTIHRRRLLARPVVVSLAAAMALTATSCAKSEDDTSSDTKSSAAADAAQKVASPAPGGKTCTVDAYGGARSDLANATVGFSQSEKEANPFRIAETQSIKDEAEKRGVKLLTANAQSQFSKQISDVQDLLAKGADLLVIAPLNSDGWDPVLQAAAAKKVPIITIDRKINATACKDYVSFIASDFVEQGRRAADQMIEATGGKGEVAILLGSAGNNVTTERTKGFKDRIAEKAPDLKVVFEQTGDFAREKGQQVTEQLIQSKPGIKGIYAENDEMGLGAVAALKGAGKEAGDVAIVTVDGTRNAVQGIVDGWISGVVESNPRFGPLAFQTLDTFTKGESVAQDIVIEDGAYTPDNAKSGIAKAY; encoded by the coding sequence ATGCAGCGCACCATTCACCGTCGTCGTCTTCTCGCCCGTCCTGTGGTCGTCTCCCTGGCCGCGGCGATGGCGTTGACCGCCACCTCCTGCGCGAAGTCGGAGGACGACACGTCGAGCGACACCAAGTCCTCGGCCGCCGCCGACGCCGCGCAGAAGGTCGCCTCGCCCGCGCCGGGCGGCAAGACCTGCACCGTCGACGCGTACGGCGGTGCCAGGTCGGACCTCGCGAACGCCACCGTGGGCTTCTCCCAGTCGGAGAAGGAGGCTAACCCGTTCCGCATCGCCGAGACGCAGTCCATCAAGGACGAGGCGGAGAAGCGGGGCGTCAAGCTGCTGACCGCCAACGCCCAGTCACAGTTCTCCAAGCAGATCAGCGACGTCCAGGACCTGCTGGCCAAGGGAGCCGACCTGCTGGTCATCGCCCCGCTCAACTCCGACGGCTGGGACCCCGTGCTCCAGGCCGCCGCGGCCAAGAAGGTCCCCATCATCACGATCGACCGCAAGATCAACGCCACGGCCTGCAAGGACTACGTCTCGTTCATCGCCTCCGACTTCGTCGAGCAGGGCCGGCGCGCCGCCGACCAGATGATCGAGGCGACCGGCGGCAAGGGCGAGGTCGCGATCCTCCTCGGCTCGGCGGGCAACAACGTCACCACCGAGCGCACCAAGGGCTTCAAGGACCGGATCGCCGAGAAGGCGCCGGACCTGAAGGTGGTCTTCGAGCAGACCGGTGACTTCGCCCGCGAGAAGGGCCAGCAGGTCACCGAGCAGCTCATCCAGTCGAAGCCAGGCATCAAGGGGATCTATGCCGAGAACGACGAGATGGGCCTCGGCGCCGTGGCCGCGCTGAAGGGCGCCGGCAAGGAGGCGGGCGACGTCGCGATCGTCACCGTGGACGGCACCCGCAACGCCGTGCAGGGCATCGTGGACGGCTGGATCAGCGGTGTCGTCGAGTCCAACCCGCGGTTCGGCCCGCTGGCCTTCCAGACGCTGGACACCTTCACCAAGGGGGAGAGCGTCGCGCAGGACATCGTCATCGAGGACGGCGCCTACACACCGGACAACGCCAAGTCGGGTATCGCCAAGGCCTACTGA
- a CDS encoding sugar ABC transporter ATP-binding protein translates to MAPPAEVLAVRGLSKTFPGVRALDDVDLTLRAGEVHALVGENGAGKSTLIKLLTGVYRPDAGEIVFQGREVSFATPLEAQKAGISTIYQEVNLIPLLSVARNLFLGREPRNRLGVLDVGRMNREAEQTLGAYGVRVDVRRPLRTLGVGAQQMVALARAVATEARVVVMDEPTSSLEPREVETLFSVIRGLRDAGIAVVYVSHRLDELYAVCSTVTVLRDGRRVHHGRLADLDRLSLVSTMLGRDLGEVREEGLTKFTGDHGTADADAEPVLTASDLTVPHKLRGVSLSIRPGEVVGLGGLLGSGRTETAKTIAGALPTRSGGVAVAGVPLRAGSTPAAIRAGISLLPEDRKSEGIVPGLSVRENIALAVLPRLSRFGLVSEARVDSVVDTFIERLRIKASSPHQKVGELSGGNQQKVLLARWLAMNPKVLLLDEPTRGIDVGAKAEVQKLVDELAADGLGVLLISSDLEELVEGSDRVVVLKDGAVVGELTGDDVTEDKLMRTIAGNDPGPDAGEEAAVDG, encoded by the coding sequence GTGGCACCCCCCGCCGAAGTGCTCGCCGTCCGCGGACTGAGCAAGACCTTCCCCGGCGTCCGGGCTCTGGACGACGTGGACCTGACCCTGCGCGCCGGTGAGGTCCACGCCCTGGTCGGCGAGAACGGCGCCGGCAAGTCGACCCTCATCAAACTCCTCACCGGCGTGTACCGGCCCGACGCCGGCGAGATCGTCTTCCAGGGCCGCGAGGTCTCCTTCGCCACCCCGCTGGAAGCCCAGAAGGCGGGGATCTCGACCATCTACCAAGAGGTCAACCTGATCCCGCTGCTCAGCGTGGCCCGCAACCTGTTCCTCGGCCGCGAGCCGCGCAACCGGCTCGGCGTGCTGGACGTGGGCCGCATGAACCGCGAGGCCGAACAGACCCTGGGCGCCTACGGCGTGCGGGTGGACGTCCGCAGACCACTGCGCACGCTCGGCGTCGGCGCCCAGCAGATGGTCGCCCTGGCCCGCGCGGTCGCCACCGAGGCGCGTGTCGTCGTGATGGACGAGCCGACCTCCTCCCTCGAACCGCGTGAGGTCGAGACCCTCTTCTCGGTGATCCGGGGTCTGCGGGACGCGGGCATCGCGGTCGTCTACGTCAGCCACCGCCTGGACGAGCTGTACGCCGTGTGCAGCACGGTCACCGTGCTGCGCGACGGCCGACGGGTGCACCACGGCCGGCTCGCCGACCTCGACCGGCTCTCCCTGGTGTCCACGATGCTCGGCCGGGACCTGGGGGAGGTCCGCGAGGAGGGCCTCACCAAGTTCACCGGTGACCACGGCACCGCCGACGCCGACGCCGAACCCGTGCTCACCGCCTCGGATCTGACGGTTCCGCACAAGCTGCGCGGCGTCTCCCTGAGCATCCGCCCCGGCGAGGTCGTCGGCCTCGGCGGACTGCTGGGTTCCGGACGAACCGAGACCGCGAAGACCATCGCCGGCGCACTGCCCACGCGCTCGGGCGGCGTCGCGGTGGCCGGTGTGCCGCTGCGGGCCGGCTCGACCCCGGCGGCCATCCGTGCGGGGATCAGCCTGCTGCCGGAGGACCGCAAGAGCGAGGGGATCGTCCCCGGCCTCTCGGTGCGGGAGAACATCGCGCTGGCCGTGCTGCCCCGGCTCTCCCGCTTCGGCCTGGTCTCCGAGGCCCGGGTCGACAGCGTCGTCGACACCTTCATCGAGCGACTGCGCATCAAGGCGTCCTCACCGCACCAGAAAGTGGGCGAACTGTCCGGCGGGAACCAGCAGAAGGTGCTGCTCGCCCGGTGGCTCGCGATGAACCCCAAGGTGCTGCTGCTCGACGAGCCCACCCGCGGCATCGACGTCGGCGCAAAGGCCGAGGTGCAAAAGCTCGTCGACGAACTGGCCGCCGACGGCCTGGGCGTCCTGCTCATCTCCTCCGACCTGGAGGAACTCGTCGAAGGGTCCGACCGCGTGGTCGTACTGAAGGACGGCGCCGTCGTCGGCGAGCTGACCGGCGACGACGTCACGGAGGACAAGCTGATGCGGACCATCGCCGGGAACGACCCCGGGCCGGACGCGGGCGAGGAGGCGGCCGTCGATGGCTGA
- a CDS encoding ABC transporter permease produces MAEAALRSAPFDRTRLVQWLQAYGVYAGVAALLVVNTVITPHFLTAENFRTQAVQVAPVIIVALGMALVIGTEGVDLSVGAVMALAASVTALYLGYGLLPTLLVVALFAAGVGLANGALVAFVGVQPIVATLALMVGGRGLALVLLPQLKDLRNPSLASLGSGDVLGVPYLILIAAALALLVAFAVRRTTFGRQLLAIGDSRPAAQLAGLPVRRVLIIVYVVCALLAAVAGVLATARLQASDPTSLGNLMELSAITAVVVGGTPLTGGRVSIGGTVAGAVLIQLLTATLIKHDLPPSWTQIAQAIVIVAAVYAARGRGKR; encoded by the coding sequence ATGGCTGAAGCCGCCCTGCGCAGCGCCCCGTTCGACAGGACCCGCCTCGTACAGTGGCTCCAGGCCTACGGCGTCTACGCCGGCGTGGCGGCCCTGCTCGTCGTCAACACCGTCATCACCCCGCACTTCCTGACCGCCGAGAACTTCCGCACCCAGGCGGTCCAGGTCGCCCCCGTCATCATCGTCGCCCTCGGCATGGCCCTGGTCATCGGCACCGAAGGCGTCGATCTGTCGGTGGGCGCCGTCATGGCGCTGGCTGCCTCCGTGACCGCCCTCTACCTCGGCTACGGACTGCTGCCCACGCTGCTGGTGGTCGCGCTGTTCGCCGCGGGGGTCGGGCTGGCCAACGGGGCGCTGGTCGCGTTCGTCGGAGTGCAGCCGATCGTCGCCACCCTGGCGCTCATGGTCGGCGGTCGCGGACTCGCCCTGGTGCTGTTGCCGCAGCTCAAGGACCTGCGCAACCCCTCGCTCGCCTCCCTGGGCTCCGGCGACGTCCTCGGCGTCCCCTATCTGATCCTGATCGCCGCGGCCCTGGCGCTGCTGGTGGCCTTCGCGGTGCGCCGCACCACCTTCGGACGCCAGCTCCTCGCCATCGGCGACAGCCGTCCCGCCGCCCAGCTAGCCGGCCTGCCCGTGCGACGCGTGCTGATCATCGTGTACGTGGTCTGCGCGCTCCTCGCGGCGGTCGCGGGCGTGCTGGCCACCGCCCGCCTCCAGGCCAGCGACCCCACCTCGCTGGGCAACCTGATGGAGCTGTCCGCGATCACCGCGGTCGTCGTGGGCGGCACCCCGCTGACCGGCGGCCGGGTCAGCATCGGCGGCACCGTGGCGGGAGCCGTCCTCATCCAGCTGCTCACCGCCACCCTCATCAAGCACGATCTGCCGCCCTCCTGGACCCAGATCGCCCAGGCCATCGTGATCGTCGCCGCGGTCTACGCGGCGCGGGGACGGGGGAAGCGTTGA
- a CDS encoding ABC transporter permease — MTTTNTDAPVTPARTEPPQHAHPVGSARSERLSALVQQHGALAVLLVVSLVASFSFDSFATGDNFSNMATGSAFLAIVALGMTFVIITGGIDLSVGSLFALGGVLAAWGSRHGTMMALLLPLAVCGSIGVVNGLLVARSRLAPFIVTLAAMLGARGLMLALTDEGADTYLIGKGSFLAELGQGSTLGLANPVWITLALFASGALVLRRTRFGQHVYAVGGNEDAAALMGAPVARTKILVYALSGLLAGLAGALNAAWLASGVTILGSGMELEAISAVVIGGTLLTGGLGQVSGSLVGVLLLKVIQNVINQIGSLDSSYQQVVSGAFLAVVVVAQTWLGRRRQLM, encoded by the coding sequence TTGACCACCACGAACACGGACGCACCCGTGACACCTGCCCGTACCGAACCACCGCAGCACGCCCACCCGGTGGGCTCCGCACGCTCCGAACGGCTGAGCGCCCTCGTCCAGCAGCACGGCGCCCTGGCCGTCCTGCTGGTCGTCTCCCTGGTGGCGTCCTTCTCCTTCGACTCCTTCGCCACCGGCGACAACTTCAGCAACATGGCGACCGGTTCGGCCTTCCTGGCGATCGTCGCCCTCGGTATGACCTTCGTGATCATCACCGGCGGCATCGACCTGTCCGTGGGCTCCCTGTTCGCCCTCGGCGGGGTCCTGGCCGCCTGGGGATCGCGCCACGGCACCATGATGGCCCTGCTCCTGCCGCTCGCCGTCTGCGGGTCGATCGGCGTCGTCAACGGCCTGCTGGTCGCCCGCTCCCGCCTCGCGCCCTTCATCGTCACCCTCGCCGCCATGCTGGGCGCGCGCGGACTGATGCTGGCGCTCACCGACGAGGGCGCCGACACCTACCTCATCGGCAAGGGGTCCTTCCTCGCCGAGCTCGGCCAGGGCAGCACCCTCGGCCTCGCCAACCCGGTCTGGATCACGCTGGCCCTGTTCGCCTCCGGAGCCCTCGTCCTGCGCCGGACCCGCTTCGGGCAGCACGTCTACGCGGTCGGCGGCAACGAGGACGCCGCCGCCCTGATGGGCGCCCCGGTGGCCCGCACCAAGATCCTCGTCTACGCCCTGTCGGGACTGCTCGCCGGACTGGCGGGCGCCCTCAACGCCGCCTGGCTCGCCTCCGGCGTGACCATCCTGGGCAGCGGCATGGAACTGGAGGCGATCTCCGCCGTCGTCATCGGCGGCACCCTGCTGACCGGTGGGCTCGGCCAGGTCAGCGGCTCGCTGGTCGGGGTCCTGCTGCTGAAGGTGATCCAGAACGTCATCAACCAGATCGGCTCCCTCGACTCCTCCTACCAGCAGGTCGTCAGCGGCGCCTTCCTGGCGGTGGTCGTCGTCGCCCAGACCTGGCTGGGCCGTCGGCGACAGCTCATGTGA
- a CDS encoding AbfB domain-containing protein, with product MRRRARWVVTALAALTLVGGTALMATAPAAAAAQAWTPKPSPMTTPWTNQVPTDTPLPEYPRPQLTRADWANLNGIWDFAVTSADAGQPASFTEQIRVPFVAESALSGIQRKITQNDKLWYKRTFTVPSNWNGRRVQLNFGASDWRTTVWVNGRQSGAVHSGGYDAFTHDITDLLNGGTNTLVVSVWDPTQTGSQAVGKQRINDVAPHAGGGIFYTAASGLWQTVWLEPTAPAYVSRLDLVPDPANSRLRVTVRGTGTSGHQARITVSTAGAVVGTATGPVGAEFTVAVPNPHLWSPDDPFLYDVRADLLSGATTVDSVGSYTGMRTIGLASVGGMQRPVLNGRFVFQTGTLDQGYWPDGIYTAPTDAALKYDLQKHKDLGFNMVRKHIKVEPQRWFYWADRLGLLVWQDMPAMDLRTPDAAARTQWEAEYDRVIDQHRSSPSLVMWVDQNEGWGQYDQARIAAEVKAYDPTRLVNNMSGVNCCGSVDGGNGDVVDHHVYVGPGTTVPSPTRAAVLGEFGGLGFKVAGHEWYPGGGFSYEDQPTAANLNNRFVGLLDAIREVRMPRGLSASVYTEITDVENEANGLLTYDRQVVKVDEARVRAANRALIDASQASTTPVTLPVGQYHSLRVTTPGHTDRYLRHRDGAVFTEVVTGGSDALLKNDATWKVVPGLAAGGCYSFESRNYPGQYLRHRDYRVYRESGSTDLFRADATFCPVRGANGAVRLSAYNFPEQYLRHFNAELWLATPGGAHAWDNPVLFTEDTTWSVEAPWAP from the coding sequence ATGAGACGACGAGCGCGGTGGGTCGTCACCGCGCTCGCCGCGCTCACGCTGGTCGGCGGTACGGCACTGATGGCCACGGCCCCCGCGGCGGCCGCCGCACAGGCGTGGACGCCCAAACCGTCGCCGATGACCACCCCGTGGACGAACCAGGTCCCCACCGACACCCCCCTGCCCGAATATCCCCGCCCGCAGCTCACCCGCGCGGACTGGGCCAACCTCAACGGCATCTGGGACTTCGCGGTCACCTCGGCGGACGCCGGTCAGCCCGCCTCGTTCACCGAGCAGATCCGGGTTCCGTTCGTCGCCGAGTCCGCGCTCTCCGGCATCCAGCGCAAGATCACCCAGAACGACAAGCTCTGGTACAAGCGCACCTTCACCGTGCCGTCGAACTGGAACGGCCGTCGCGTCCAGCTCAACTTCGGCGCCAGTGACTGGCGCACCACCGTCTGGGTCAACGGCCGCCAGTCCGGAGCCGTCCACAGCGGCGGCTACGACGCGTTCACCCACGACATCACCGACCTGCTGAACGGCGGCACGAACACCCTCGTCGTCTCCGTCTGGGACCCCACCCAGACCGGCTCGCAGGCGGTCGGCAAGCAGCGCATCAACGACGTCGCCCCGCACGCCGGGGGCGGCATCTTCTACACCGCCGCGTCCGGCCTCTGGCAGACGGTGTGGCTGGAGCCGACCGCGCCCGCGTACGTCAGCCGCCTCGACCTGGTCCCGGACCCCGCGAACAGCCGCCTCAGGGTGACCGTCCGGGGCACCGGGACCAGCGGCCACCAGGCGCGGATCACCGTCTCCACCGCAGGCGCCGTGGTGGGCACGGCCACCGGCCCCGTCGGCGCCGAGTTCACCGTGGCGGTCCCGAACCCGCACCTGTGGAGCCCCGACGACCCGTTCCTCTACGACGTCCGGGCCGACCTGCTCTCCGGCGCCACGACCGTCGACTCGGTCGGCAGCTACACCGGCATGCGCACCATCGGCCTGGCCAGTGTGGGCGGCATGCAACGCCCGGTCCTGAACGGGAGGTTCGTCTTCCAGACCGGCACCCTCGATCAGGGCTACTGGCCGGACGGCATCTACACCGCGCCCACCGACGCCGCCCTCAAGTACGACCTCCAGAAGCACAAGGACCTGGGCTTCAACATGGTCCGCAAGCACATCAAGGTGGAACCGCAGCGCTGGTTCTACTGGGCCGACCGGCTCGGCCTGCTGGTCTGGCAGGACATGCCGGCCATGGACCTGCGCACTCCCGACGCCGCGGCGCGCACCCAGTGGGAGGCCGAGTACGACCGCGTCATCGACCAGCACCGCAGCTCGCCGTCCCTGGTGATGTGGGTCGACCAGAACGAGGGCTGGGGCCAGTACGACCAGGCCCGCATCGCCGCCGAGGTCAAGGCGTACGATCCGACGCGCCTGGTGAACAACATGAGCGGTGTCAACTGCTGCGGCTCGGTCGACGGCGGCAACGGCGACGTGGTCGACCACCATGTCTACGTGGGACCCGGCACGACCGTGCCCAGCCCGACCCGGGCCGCCGTGCTCGGCGAGTTCGGCGGACTCGGGTTCAAGGTCGCCGGACACGAGTGGTACCCGGGCGGCGGCTTCAGCTACGAGGACCAGCCCACGGCGGCGAACCTGAACAACCGGTTCGTGGGCCTGCTGGACGCGATCCGCGAGGTGCGCATGCCGCGCGGTCTGTCCGCGTCGGTCTACACCGAGATCACCGACGTCGAGAACGAGGCCAACGGCCTGCTCACCTACGACCGTCAGGTGGTCAAGGTCGACGAGGCCCGGGTCAGGGCCGCCAACCGCGCGCTCATCGACGCGTCCCAGGCCTCGACCACCCCGGTCACCCTGCCCGTGGGCCAGTACCACTCCCTGCGGGTGACGACCCCCGGCCATACGGACCGGTATCTGCGCCACCGGGACGGCGCGGTCTTCACGGAGGTCGTCACCGGTGGCAGTGACGCGTTGCTGAAGAACGACGCCACCTGGAAGGTCGTCCCCGGCCTGGCCGCCGGCGGCTGCTACAGCTTCGAGTCGCGCAACTACCCCGGCCAGTACCTGCGCCATCGCGACTACCGCGTCTACAGGGAGTCCGGCAGCACCGACCTGTTCCGCGCCGACGCCACCTTCTGCCCCGTGCGGGGCGCGAACGGCGCCGTGCGGCTGTCGGCGTACAACTTCCCCGAGCAGTATCTGCGCCACTTCAACGCCGAGTTGTGGCTGGCCACCCCGGGCGGTGCGCACGCCTGGGACAACCCCGTCCTGTTCACCGAGGACACGACGTGGTCCGTGGAGGCGCCCTGGGCGCCGTGA
- a CDS encoding MarR family winged helix-turn-helix transcriptional regulator — protein sequence MSEPPPFSPTITLLTVSRVWESAFAEGLKPLGLTTRKYGLLGHVRGTPGISFSELARRSRITVQSVHSAVAAFVEAGLVDDGTAHAGSASSLRVTAEGESLLARAAEVVARLDAEFTAQHPELTESLRTQLRRAVSGNA from the coding sequence ATGTCCGAGCCGCCACCCTTCAGCCCCACCATCACGCTGCTCACGGTGAGCCGGGTGTGGGAGTCCGCGTTCGCCGAGGGCCTGAAGCCGCTCGGGCTGACCACCCGCAAGTACGGGCTGCTGGGCCACGTCCGCGGGACTCCGGGCATCTCGTTCAGCGAACTCGCCCGACGTTCGCGCATCACCGTGCAGAGCGTGCACAGCGCGGTGGCGGCGTTCGTGGAGGCCGGGCTGGTCGACGACGGGACGGCGCACGCGGGATCCGCGTCGAGTCTGCGGGTCACCGCCGAGGGCGAGTCGCTGCTGGCCCGGGCCGCCGAGGTGGTCGCCCGCCTCGACGCGGAGTTCACCGCGCAACATCCCGAGCTGACCGAGTCCTTGCGTACCCAGCTGAGGCGGGCGGTGTCCGGGAACGCATGA
- a CDS encoding rhodanese-like domain-containing protein gives MSFRHYLRRPPAVTAAEAIRLVAEGALVVDVRREFEWNRVHIPGAVHMPLEALPDRCPELPEDRLLITFCTGGIRSAGAANLLVENGFEAVNMSRGLVDWRAAGGPLTSR, from the coding sequence ATGAGCTTCCGCCACTACCTGCGCCGACCGCCGGCCGTCACCGCGGCGGAGGCGATCCGGCTGGTCGCGGAGGGCGCGCTCGTCGTCGACGTCCGCCGCGAGTTCGAGTGGAACCGGGTGCACATCCCGGGCGCCGTGCACATGCCGCTCGAGGCCCTGCCCGACCGCTGCCCGGAGCTACCCGAGGACCGACTGCTCATCACCTTCTGCACCGGCGGCATCCGCTCCGCCGGTGCGGCGAACCTGCTGGTGGAGAACGGCTTCGAGGCCGTCAACATGAGCCGCGGCCTCGTCGACTGGCGGGCCGCCGGCGGGCCGCTCACCTCCCGGTGA